The Acidobacteriota bacterium region TTCTACGCGGTGCGGGACATCTCCATCATCAACGATGCCACGGTCGAGGACGCCGAAAAGAGCGGCATCGGCCGCTCGGCCCGCATCCTCTCCTCCGGCTGCGACGCCCCCGGGACCATCCTGGGACGGTGCTCGCCGGAGTTTCTGGAACTGTTCCGCAGCGCGGATGTCATCATCAGCAAGGGGCAGGGAAACCTGGAATGCCTCTCGGAGGCGGAGGGGCCGATCTTTTTCCTCCTGAAGGTGAAATGCCCCGTGATCACCCGCCACCTCGGCGCCCGGAAGGGGGGGCTGGTCCTGATGGACGCCCGGCGGAGAGAAACACCGAAAGGATCGCAGGTCTGAATCCACTCGCCTCGTGAGCCGACTATTTGCAGGAGCTTCTTTAACTGCGGCGGCCATCAATGTAAAATATGATTATAATATTTTGCGGAGATGGAGATGGAAAAAGAAATAAGCTCGACCGAGGCGGTTCGGAATTTTTCCGAATTGCTCAACAAAATCAAATATCGCGGGGATCGGTATACCGTTATCCGCGGCGGCAAGCCCGCCGCATCGCTGGTTCCGGTGGAAGAGTCTCGCGGGGGTGCGACCCTCGCGCTCCTGCCCGGGATTGTGCGCGCGCTTCCCCGCCTGGACAGCGACGATACCGGTTTTGAG contains the following coding sequences:
- a CDS encoding type II toxin-antitoxin system Phd/YefM family antitoxin, which produces MEKEISSTEAVRNFSELLNKIKYRGDRYTVIRGGKPAASLVPVEESRGGATLALLPGIVRALPRLDSDDTGFEADVLATARTQPEIPEAQPWE